ctttttcttcttgaaaaaatttaaatccaactaaaaatgttaaaaatcaagaggaaaaatttgatttgtcattctcctattagaAAAGGATAGAGATGACatggaatcacagtttcatacaatcccttCTCAATATACATAGAGAGGAAAATATAATAGGGATCATATGTTTTTTATGTCGAAATCAGGATATCCACGATTAATAGAAGTGATTAATCCTTTTGCTCAAGAACTCTTTAAAAAGATAAACGGATGATCAcgaaatatttttcattctcatGAGCAATGATCGAATTCCCGATCTCGTGATTTACGGACGAAATGAGTAACCATCACATCACATCTCATAGATAAAGATGACAAGTACAGAATTTAGCCCGCACTCCTTACCTCCTATATGATGTTGCTATGTCCATCGACACTCAAATGGCAAACATATTTACTATAATATTCACATCAaactcgtatatatatatatatatatatatatatttctattgaGTACCTTAATATACTTGTTCACTAGTTTTCGGAAAACTTATTAGCTTTAATGAAATAGTGTGATAGCATCGAGAGAACAAATTTTCGAAAATATTGGAAGTTGAACAAGTATAGTTAGGTACCCCTTGGAATTGGAATATTGAACCATATCAATATGGCCTTTCGCCGATATAATTACCCGGCGGATCATAATTGCAAGTCATGAACACATCTCCAGTGTCGCAAACCACTCGAGCGCAGCCAATTCTTCGGGTATTCTTCCAAACAATTTGGGTGTAGTGGCCGCACATCTGTCCCTCCTGGCACGAGTTGGTTGCATAGTCGTAATATTTTTCTTCCTCGGACCAGGCACTCACTGCATCACCGGGCCTCCACGCCGAGCCACTGCCCCAGTATATGTTCTCTCCCAGCTTGAAATCTCCCTCTGGAAACGAATGCTGTAGCTTGCAGTCTGCTTTCCTTTGAAGTGCCCACCATCGGGCATATTTCTCAAGCTGGAAATCCCAAAACAAGAGTGGCTCCCATTTGGTTGCCCTCACCAAATTGTGAGTGAATAGGAACTCTAGTGACTCTCCAATACAACCCCAACACTGTTGCTTGGAGACTCGGTATATTGTTTCATTGTCGGGAATTTTGCCATGAGTTCCAAGTGAGGTTGCTAAAACGTTGTCTATAGTGAGACTGCATAATACAAGGAAGAGAAACAGAAATTTTGGTTTCATTCTCTCTTGGTAAAGGCAGCAAAACAGGAGAGCGAGAGACAGTTGAAATCTTAGTCAGTCTTGTGGTTTGGCTCTGATTTTCGAGGATCAGTATATTCCTTTTATAATGAATTCTTAGATGGGGTTGTCCtattttttgttagattttaaaaagaaaaacaaaacaaattgcataaatattCTGCAGATCACAAGCTCCAATAAATTGATATTagatttattagaaaataaaggatgccataaatataataataatatataaaactatatatttacattttattgttGAATTGGACAAGCAATGCAATAAAATGTGATTGGTGGCAGTGATTGGCATGCAATAATTTACGGTTGAAGTTTGTCTCGTGAGCAAAGGAAAAGTTGTGCCCGTGAACTTTTGTTGTTTGTATTATGGGACAATGTAATTCTACATTAACGGCGAGAGTTTT
The Gossypium raimondii isolate GPD5lz chromosome 8, ASM2569854v1, whole genome shotgun sequence DNA segment above includes these coding regions:
- the LOC105790954 gene encoding pathogenesis-related protein PR-1 — translated: MKPKFLFLFLVLCSLTIDNVLATSLGTHGKIPDNETIYRVSKQQCWGCIGESLEFLFTHNLVRATKWEPLLFWDFQLEKYARWWALQRKADCKLQHSFPEGDFKLGENIYWGSGSAWRPGDAVSAWSEEEKYYDYATNSCQEGQMCGHYTQIVWKNTRRIGCARVVCDTGDVFMTCNYDPPGNYIGERPY